One part of the Chryseobacterium sp. 7 genome encodes these proteins:
- the infB gene encoding translation initiation factor IF-2, which yields MPKIRLNKAVKEFNISMSRLVEFLQAKGIEVESNPNAQLEEAAYSALEAEFAKDGEQRKASHEVVITKVPEEKLEIEEKKTPEVIRAKANKPETRILGKIDLESNKPEVEETPAAPAAAPVAKPVEEKKEEIVKEEQPEVKAAPEKQEFKVLDKIDLSQIESRNRPVKKDKPKMEEKKEEVKPVETVKETPKPAVVEEKKIETPKVEAEPESQEPQKIETVYQKLDGPKIVGEKIDLTQFAPKPGSGAKKKRKRIEKPGGQNNQQGQGNNQNSGNNNNNQAGQGQGGNRPHNNNGGQGGQGGNRQGQGGQGNRPQGQGGQGGNRFGNNQGGGNRPQGQGGGGFKKGGQNNRPGQRVMPVELTDEQVKNQIKETLEKLTNKGGKSKSAKHRKDKRTFRREQDERQQELEAQDRTLKVTEFITVGELASLMNVSPTEVISACFSLGVMVTMNQRLEADTLLLVADEFGYKIEFSDADLEDTDSEEEVDTEESLLQRAPVVTVMGHVDHGKTSLLDYVRKTNVIAGESGGITQHIGAYNVKLENGQRITFLDTPGHEAFTAMRARGAQITDIAIIVIAADDDVMPQTKEAIAHAQAAQVPMIIAINKVDKPNANPDNIRQQLSGLNPPVLVEEWGGNVQAQEISAKFGNNVDVLLEKVLLQAEMLELKANPERAANGVVIEASLDKGRGYVATMLVQTGTLRVGDYVVAGKNHGKVKALLDERGKNLKEAGPSIPATILGLDGAPTAGDKFRVYADESEGKAIANKREQLQRELSIRTKKHTTLEELGRRIALGEFKELNIILKGDVDGSVEALSDQLQRLSTEEISVKILHSGVGQITESDINLAAASDAIIIGFNVRAGANAKDLADREEIEIRTYSVIYKAIDEVKEAMEGMLSPEIQEQVIGNVEIREVFKISKVGTIAGCMVLTGKVTRQSKVRLLRDGIVKFDGELESLKRFKDDVKEVTKGYECGLNLKGYNDIETGDILEVYEEVAVKKKLK from the coding sequence ATGCCAAAAATTAGATTAAATAAAGCGGTTAAGGAATTCAATATTTCGATGTCCAGATTAGTAGAGTTTTTACAAGCTAAGGGTATCGAGGTTGAAAGCAATCCTAACGCTCAATTGGAAGAAGCGGCATATTCTGCATTGGAGGCTGAGTTTGCTAAAGACGGCGAACAAAGAAAAGCTTCCCATGAGGTGGTGATCACTAAAGTTCCGGAAGAAAAACTGGAAATTGAAGAAAAGAAAACCCCTGAAGTGATAAGAGCTAAAGCAAATAAACCAGAAACTAGAATTTTAGGTAAAATAGATCTGGAATCTAATAAGCCTGAAGTTGAAGAAACTCCTGCGGCTCCTGCAGCAGCTCCTGTTGCGAAACCGGTTGAAGAAAAGAAAGAAGAAATCGTGAAAGAAGAACAGCCGGAAGTGAAAGCAGCTCCTGAAAAACAGGAATTCAAAGTTTTGGATAAAATTGATTTGTCTCAAATAGAATCTAGAAACAGACCTGTGAAAAAAGACAAGCCAAAAATGGAGGAGAAAAAAGAAGAAGTGAAACCTGTGGAAACAGTAAAAGAAACTCCAAAACCTGCTGTTGTTGAGGAGAAAAAAATAGAAACTCCAAAAGTTGAGGCAGAACCTGAATCTCAGGAACCTCAGAAAATTGAGACAGTATATCAGAAACTAGACGGTCCTAAGATCGTTGGAGAAAAGATAGATCTTACTCAGTTTGCACCAAAACCAGGTTCTGGCGCAAAAAAGAAAAGAAAGAGAATTGAAAAGCCTGGTGGCCAGAATAACCAACAAGGTCAGGGGAATAATCAAAACTCAGGAAATAATAACAATAACCAAGCTGGCCAAGGCCAAGGAGGAAACCGTCCACATAATAACAATGGAGGCCAGGGTGGCCAAGGTGGAAACCGTCAGGGTCAAGGTGGTCAAGGAAACCGTCCGCAAGGTCAAGGTGGCCAAGGTGGAAACCGTTTTGGAAACAACCAGGGTGGTGGAAACCGTCCGCAAGGTCAAGGTGGCGGTGGCTTCAAAAAAGGAGGTCAGAACAACAGACCTGGACAGAGAGTGATGCCAGTTGAACTGACTGACGAACAAGTTAAAAACCAGATCAAAGAAACATTAGAAAAACTTACTAACAAAGGAGGGAAATCTAAATCTGCAAAACACAGAAAAGACAAAAGAACTTTCCGTAGAGAGCAGGATGAGCGTCAGCAAGAGCTTGAAGCACAAGACAGAACTCTTAAAGTTACAGAATTCATCACTGTAGGTGAATTGGCAAGTTTAATGAACGTTTCTCCAACTGAAGTAATTTCTGCTTGTTTCTCGCTAGGTGTAATGGTGACCATGAACCAAAGACTTGAAGCTGATACCTTATTATTAGTAGCAGACGAGTTTGGTTATAAAATTGAATTCTCAGATGCCGATCTTGAAGATACAGATTCCGAAGAAGAAGTAGATACTGAAGAAAGTCTATTACAAAGAGCTCCTGTAGTTACTGTAATGGGACACGTTGACCACGGTAAAACTTCATTATTGGACTACGTTAGAAAAACAAACGTTATTGCTGGTGAATCAGGAGGTATCACACAGCACATTGGTGCCTATAATGTGAAACTTGAAAACGGACAAAGAATTACGTTCTTAGATACACCAGGTCACGAAGCCTTTACAGCAATGAGGGCCAGAGGTGCTCAGATTACAGATATTGCAATTATTGTAATTGCTGCCGATGATGATGTGATGCCACAGACAAAAGAAGCTATTGCTCACGCTCAGGCTGCGCAGGTTCCTATGATTATTGCAATCAATAAGGTTGATAAGCCTAATGCGAACCCAGATAACATCCGTCAACAACTTTCAGGCTTGAACCCTCCGGTTTTAGTAGAAGAGTGGGGTGGAAATGTTCAGGCGCAAGAGATCTCGGCTAAATTCGGTAATAATGTAGATGTATTGCTTGAAAAAGTTCTATTACAGGCTGAAATGCTTGAATTAAAAGCGAACCCGGAGCGTGCAGCAAACGGAGTTGTTATTGAAGCATCCTTAGATAAAGGAAGAGGTTATGTAGCAACAATGTTAGTGCAGACAGGAACTTTAAGAGTAGGAGATTATGTAGTAGCAGGTAAAAATCATGGTAAAGTAAAAGCTTTGCTTGATGAAAGAGGGAAAAATCTTAAAGAAGCGGGTCCATCAATTCCTGCAACGATCTTAGGTTTGGACGGAGCGCCTACTGCTGGGGATAAATTTAGAGTATATGCTGATGAAAGTGAAGGTAAAGCTATCGCAAATAAGAGAGAGCAATTACAGAGAGAATTATCAATCAGAACTAAGAAACATACAACACTTGAAGAATTAGGTAGACGTATTGCTTTAGGAGAATTCAAAGAATTGAATATTATCCTTAAAGGTGACGTGGATGGTTCTGTTGAAGCACTTTCTGATCAGTTACAGAGATTATCAACAGAAGAAATCAGTGTGAAAATCCTTCACTCAGGTGTTGGACAGATCACGGAATCTGATATTAACCTAGCGGCTGCATCAGATGCAATTATTATCGGATTTAACGTTAGAGCTGGTGCTAATGCAAAAGATCTGGCAGATCGTGAAGAAATTGAAATCAGAACCTATTCTGTAATCTACAAAGCCATTGATGAAGTAAAAGAAGCGATGGAGGGAATGCTTTCTCCGGAAATTCAGGAGCAGGTAATTGGTAATGTAGAGATCCGTGAAGTATTCAAGATTTCTAAAGTAGGAACAATTGCAGGTTGTATGGTTCTTACCGGAAAAGTAACAAGACAGTCTAAAGTACGTTTATTAAGAGACGGTATTGTGAAATTCGACGGAGAGCTTGAAAGCTTGAAACGTTTCAAAGACGATGTGAAAGAAGTTACAAAAGGTTACGAATGTGGTCTGAACCTGAAAGGTTATAACGATATCGAAACCGGAGATATTCTTGAAGTCTACGAAGAAGTAGCTGTTAAGAAAAAACTAAAATAA
- the nusA gene encoding transcription termination factor NusA, whose product MDNIALIESFGDFKDEKGISKIDLMAIIEDSLKTLLRKRFDSDDHFDVIVNPDKGDFQIFLNKTIVEDEMSEDDDLEIEISEAKKIDPTFEVGEDFTMEIPVAQLGRRNILTLKQILATKLQEHNNAMLYEQFRDKIGEIVVGEIHHIRHKHVILLDDEGNEFILPKENQIPSDFFKKGENIRAIVETVDFKGSKPQIIISRTAPKFLEKLLELEIPEIQDGTIMLKKVVRIPGEKAKIAVDAYDDRIDPVGACVGVKGSRIHGVVRELRNENIDVIQWSKNPEILVKRALGNVTVNKIDINEDQNYALVYTPVEEISKVIGKQGQNIRLASWLSGYEIDVYRESSEDDDVELREFNDDIEQWILDEFKKVGLTTAKSVLDKETESLLNMVDLEEETIEEVKRILREEFED is encoded by the coding sequence ATGGATAATATAGCGTTGATTGAATCCTTTGGTGATTTTAAAGACGAAAAGGGGATCAGTAAAATTGATCTTATGGCAATTATTGAAGATTCACTGAAAACTCTTTTGAGAAAAAGATTTGACTCAGATGATCATTTTGATGTGATTGTAAACCCGGATAAAGGAGATTTTCAGATATTTTTAAATAAAACAATTGTAGAGGACGAAATGTCTGAAGATGATGATTTGGAAATTGAAATTTCTGAAGCTAAGAAGATTGACCCTACCTTCGAAGTAGGTGAAGACTTTACAATGGAAATTCCTGTTGCGCAATTAGGGAGAAGAAATATCCTTACCCTTAAGCAAATTCTGGCTACAAAACTTCAGGAGCACAATAATGCAATGCTGTACGAGCAGTTTAGAGATAAAATTGGAGAAATAGTTGTTGGAGAAATCCACCATATCCGTCACAAGCACGTAATCTTGCTGGATGATGAAGGAAATGAATTTATTTTACCAAAAGAAAACCAGATCCCATCCGATTTCTTTAAAAAGGGTGAGAATATCAGAGCTATTGTTGAGACAGTAGATTTCAAAGGTTCTAAACCACAGATTATTATTTCCAGAACTGCACCTAAATTCCTTGAGAAATTATTAGAGCTGGAAATTCCTGAGATCCAGGACGGAACAATTATGCTGAAAAAAGTAGTGAGAATTCCTGGTGAAAAGGCGAAGATTGCAGTAGATGCTTATGATGACAGAATTGATCCGGTAGGGGCATGTGTTGGTGTAAAAGGATCCAGAATTCATGGTGTTGTAAGAGAGTTGAGAAATGAAAACATCGATGTTATTCAGTGGTCTAAAAACCCTGAAATTTTGGTGAAGAGAGCATTAGGAAATGTGACAGTCAATAAAATTGACATCAACGAGGATCAAAACTATGCATTAGTGTATACTCCTGTTGAAGAGATTTCTAAAGTAATTGGAAAACAAGGACAGAATATCAGACTGGCTTCTTGGTTGTCAGGATATGAAATTGATGTATACAGAGAGTCCAGCGAGGATGACGATGTTGAATTAAGAGAATTTAACGATGATATCGAGCAGTGGATTTTGGATGAGTTTAAGAAAGTAGGACTTACAACTGCAAAATCAGTATTAGATAAAGAAACTGAAAGTCTTTTAAATATGGTAGACCTTGAAGAAGAAACAATCGAAGAGGTTAAACGTATTCTGAGAGAAGAATTTGAAGATTAA
- the rimP gene encoding ribosome assembly cofactor RimP: MEFRKRIEELLNEFLETRKDLFLIDLKISAGDDITVILDGDNGVSLQDCLDASRAIEFNMDREEHDFSLQVMSAGLSEPLSTPRQFGKNIGREIEVMLEDSSKIEGELSKVDEEKITLTLRYRKPKDIGKGKVDVEEEKEIAYSEIKKALVVIKF; encoded by the coding sequence ATGGAGTTTAGAAAAAGAATTGAAGAATTATTAAATGAATTCCTTGAGACCAGAAAAGATCTGTTTCTTATTGATCTTAAAATTTCTGCAGGGGATGATATTACAGTGATTTTAGATGGTGATAATGGAGTTTCTCTGCAGGATTGCCTTGATGCAAGCCGTGCAATAGAATTCAATATGGATCGTGAAGAGCATGACTTCAGCCTGCAGGTGATGTCTGCCGGATTAAGCGAACCATTATCCACACCAAGACAGTTCGGTAAAAATATTGGAAGAGAAATTGAGGTAATGCTGGAGGATTCTTCTAAAATTGAAGGAGAATTGTCAAAAGTAGATGAAGAGAAGATCACACTTACTTTACGTTACCGCAAACCGAAAGATATCGGGAAAGGAAAAGTTGATGTAGAAGAGGAGAAAGAGATTGCTTACTCCGAGATCAAAAAAGCATTAGTAGTAATTAAATTTTAA
- the rfbB gene encoding dTDP-glucose 4,6-dehydratase, whose product MKNIIITGGAGFIGSHVVREFVKNNPNTTIINLDALTYAGNLENLKDIENEPNYVFEKADITKPEELRKVFEKYNPDAVVHLAAESHVDRSITDPMAFINTNVNGTANLLNLCKEFWTLNPDHTHGRFPDEKRNNLFYHISTDEVYGSLGETGFFLETTSYDPQSPYSASKAASDHLVRAYGNTYGMPFIVSNCSNNYGPNHFPEKLIPLCISNIINERSLPIYGDGKYTRDWLFVIDHAKAIHQIFNEAKTGETYNIGGFNEWQNIDLVKELIKQMDAKLGKPEGYSEKLITFVKDRPGHDKRYAIDATKLNKDLGWKPSVTFEEGLGKTIDWYLENKEWLENVTSGNYQDYYSKQYN is encoded by the coding sequence ATGAAAAATATTATAATTACAGGAGGTGCCGGATTCATCGGTTCCCATGTTGTAAGAGAATTTGTAAAAAATAATCCAAATACTACCATCATCAATCTTGATGCTCTTACGTATGCCGGAAACTTAGAAAACTTGAAGGACATTGAAAATGAACCTAATTATGTTTTCGAAAAAGCAGATATTACAAAACCTGAAGAGTTAAGAAAGGTTTTTGAAAAATACAATCCTGACGCTGTAGTACATTTAGCCGCAGAAAGTCATGTAGACAGAAGTATTACAGATCCAATGGCATTCATCAATACGAATGTAAACGGAACTGCCAACCTTCTGAATCTTTGTAAAGAGTTCTGGACATTAAACCCAGATCATACCCACGGAAGATTTCCGGATGAAAAAAGAAACAACCTTTTCTATCATATTTCCACAGATGAAGTATACGGAAGTTTAGGTGAAACAGGATTCTTTTTAGAAACTACTTCATACGATCCTCAATCTCCATATTCTGCTTCAAAAGCTGCTTCTGACCATTTGGTAAGAGCTTACGGAAACACTTACGGAATGCCGTTTATCGTATCTAACTGTTCTAACAATTACGGTCCGAATCATTTCCCTGAAAAACTGATTCCTCTTTGTATTTCTAATATCATTAATGAAAGATCACTTCCAATTTATGGTGACGGAAAATATACAAGAGACTGGTTATTTGTCATTGATCACGCGAAAGCAATTCATCAGATCTTTAATGAAGCTAAAACAGGTGAGACTTATAACATCGGCGGTTTCAATGAGTGGCAGAATATTGATCTTGTAAAAGAACTGATTAAACAAATGGATGCTAAGCTTGGAAAGCCGGAAGGTTATTCTGAAAAACTGATTACTTTCGTAAAAGACAGACCTGGTCATGATAAGCGTTACGCCATTGATGCAACAAAATTAAACAAAGACTTAGGCTGGAAACCATCCGTAACTTTCGAAGAAGGTTTAGGAAAGACAATCGACTGGTATCTTGAAAATAAAGAATGGCTGGAGAATGTAACTTCAGGAAATTATCAGGATTATTACAGTAAGCAATACAACTAG
- the rfbA gene encoding glucose-1-phosphate thymidylyltransferase RfbA, which produces MKGIILAGGSGTRLYPLTIAVSKQLMPVYDKPMIYYPLSTLLLAGIKDILIITTPHDQEGFIKLLGDGSQIGCNIEYVVQPSPDGLAQAFILGEQFIGNDPAALVLGDNIFYGSEMGTLLKNKTNPEGGVVFAYHVADPERYGVVEFDKDLKAVSIEEKPLKPKSNYAVPGLYFYDNNVVEIAKNIKPSPRGELEITDVNNVYLNSGKLEVAVLDRGTAWLDTGTFDSLHDASEFVSVIEKRQGFKIGCIEEIAFRNKFINEDKLLETAAKYGKSGYGEYLKQLIVK; this is translated from the coding sequence ATGAAAGGAATAATATTAGCCGGAGGATCCGGAACCAGACTTTACCCTCTAACTATTGCCGTAAGCAAGCAACTGATGCCCGTTTATGACAAACCCATGATTTATTATCCGCTTTCCACACTTCTTTTAGCTGGAATTAAGGATATTCTAATCATTACTACACCGCATGACCAGGAAGGTTTTATCAAGCTTTTGGGTGATGGTTCTCAAATTGGATGTAACATAGAATATGTTGTACAGCCAAGCCCGGATGGATTAGCGCAAGCTTTTATTCTGGGGGAACAATTTATAGGAAATGATCCTGCTGCACTGGTACTGGGAGATAATATTTTCTATGGGTCCGAAATGGGAACTCTGTTAAAAAATAAAACTAATCCTGAAGGCGGCGTTGTTTTCGCTTACCACGTTGCTGATCCTGAAAGATATGGGGTTGTAGAGTTTGACAAAGACCTGAAAGCTGTTTCTATTGAAGAGAAACCTTTAAAACCTAAGTCAAATTATGCTGTTCCCGGACTTTATTTCTACGATAATAATGTAGTAGAAATTGCTAAAAACATCAAACCTTCTCCAAGAGGTGAGCTTGAAATCACTGACGTCAACAATGTTTATCTAAATAGCGGGAAGCTGGAAGTTGCCGTTCTTGACAGAGGCACCGCATGGCTGGATACAGGAACTTTCGACTCTCTTCACGATGCTTCAGAATTTGTAAGCGTTATTGAAAAGAGACAGGGGTTCAAAATTGGCTGTATTGAAGAGATTGCATTCAGGAACAAATTCATCAATGAAGATAAACTTCTAGAAACGGCTGCTAAATATGGCAAAAGCGGCTATGGAGAGTATTTGAAGCAACTTATCGTAAAATAA